One Halalkalicoccus sp. NIPERK01 genomic region harbors:
- a CDS encoding 2-isopropylmalate synthase: MTTWTPPTPVGGVEFFQGTLASSDEIETVRIFDTTLRDGEQTPRTSFSYDDKREIAAVLDEMGTHVIEAGFPVNSDAEFEAVSDIAASTTSTVCGLARVVEKDVESAIDSGVGMVHVFVSTSDVQIEDSMHATREDVKRRAVESIERVNDAGVEVMFSPMDATRTDSEFLIEILEAVDEVGVDWVNIPDTCGVATPSRMGALVELVREHTDARVDVHAHDDFGMASANAIAGFEAGAEQAQVSVNGIGERAGNAAYEEVVMAAESIYGVDTGIDTTRITELSRMIEEKSDVPVPANKPIVGANAFSHESGIHAAGVIENSDTFEPGIMTPEMVGAKRELVLGKHTGTHSVREFLTEAGFDPTESEVREITRRVKDYGAEKNRVTRSDVERFAREIDVARHEEVRA, from the coding sequence ATAACAACATGGACGCCTCCGACACCAGTCGGGGGGGTCGAGTTCTTCCAGGGCACGTTAGCCTCCAGTGACGAGATAGAGACGGTACGGATTTTCGACACCACGCTGCGCGATGGTGAGCAGACGCCACGCACGTCGTTCAGCTACGACGACAAGCGCGAGATAGCGGCGGTGCTCGACGAGATGGGAACCCACGTCATCGAGGCGGGCTTTCCCGTCAACTCCGACGCGGAGTTCGAGGCGGTCAGCGACATCGCCGCCTCGACGACCTCGACGGTCTGCGGGCTGGCTCGCGTCGTCGAGAAGGACGTCGAGAGCGCGATCGACTCGGGCGTGGGGATGGTCCACGTCTTCGTCTCGACGAGCGACGTCCAGATCGAGGACTCGATGCACGCCACCCGCGAGGACGTAAAGCGGCGGGCCGTCGAGTCCATCGAGCGAGTGAACGACGCGGGCGTCGAGGTGATGTTCTCGCCGATGGACGCCACGCGCACCGACAGCGAGTTCCTGATCGAGATCCTCGAGGCCGTCGACGAGGTCGGCGTCGACTGGGTCAACATCCCCGACACCTGCGGGGTCGCGACCCCCAGCCGGATGGGGGCCTTGGTTGAACTGGTCCGAGAACACACCGACGCGCGCGTCGACGTCCACGCCCACGACGACTTCGGGATGGCGAGCGCGAACGCCATCGCCGGCTTCGAGGCCGGCGCCGAACAGGCCCAGGTCAGCGTCAACGGAATCGGCGAGCGCGCGGGCAACGCCGCCTACGAGGAGGTCGTGATGGCCGCCGAGTCGATTTATGGAGTGGATACCGGGATCGACACGACCCGGATCACCGAACTCTCGCGGATGATCGAGGAGAAAAGCGACGTCCCGGTCCCTGCCAATAAACCGATCGTCGGGGCCAACGCCTTCAGCCACGAGAGCGGCATCCACGCCGCGGGCGTCATCGAGAACTCCGACACGTTCGAACCGGGGATCATGACCCCCGAGATGGTCGGTGCGAAGCGCGAACTCGTGTTGGGCAAACACACGGGAACCCACTCCGTGCGGGAGTTCTTGACCGAGGCCGGGTTCGACCCGACCGAGAGCGAGGTCCGGGAGATCACCCGCCGGGTGAAGGACTACGGCGCGGAGAAGAACCGCGTCACCCGCAGCGACGTCGAGCGCTTCGCCCGCGAGATCGACGTCGCGCGCCACGAGGAGGTCAGAGCGTAA
- a CDS encoding ferritin-like domain-containing protein: MTNDQVIDLLREAYNDELETVMNYLTNSIVLDGVHAEGIKESLDLDVDEELNHARMLGQRLKQLDARPPASFDFEAAQEGLQPPEDSTDILSVIDGVIEAEDDAISTYRSLIDAAEEANDPVTEDLAVELLGDEEAHRAEFRGFRREYKD, from the coding sequence ATGACGAACGATCAGGTCATTGACCTCCTGCGGGAGGCGTACAACGACGAACTCGAGACGGTGATGAACTACCTGACGAACTCGATCGTCCTCGACGGGGTCCACGCCGAGGGGATCAAGGAGAGCCTCGATCTCGACGTCGACGAGGAGCTGAACCACGCCCGGATGCTCGGCCAGCGCCTGAAACAGCTCGACGCCCGCCCGCCGGCGTCGTTCGACTTCGAGGCGGCCCAGGAGGGCCTCCAGCCCCCCGAGGACAGCACGGACATCCTCAGCGTGATCGACGGCGTCATCGAGGCCGAGGACGACGCCATCTCGACGTATCGCTCGCTGATCGACGCCGCCGAGGAGGCCAACGACCCCGTCACCGAGGACCTCGCGGTCGAACTGCTGGGCGACGAGGAGGCCCACCGCGCGGAGTTCCGCGGCTTCCGACGGGAGTACAAGGACTGA
- a CDS encoding MFS transporter — MDGTTKIEVQTDEPAVPWRSRTVQIVLTSTALAPLGVPLISPALPVFRDVFGISDAQASLLVSTYFVVGIVLSPFIGLLADRIGRKRVLVAGLATFGVLGGAMALAPSFEALLALRVAQGTAAAAIFITTVTLVGDTFDGAQRNAVLGVNVAVLSATAALFPVLGGMLVGIAWNAPFLAYLAALPVAAFAQVALDEPDRPAGGRGTAYLVDAARTVLTPPLVALFAVAFVTEFLAFGVIFTALPFLLATALTPVLIGAVILAGEASSMVVATASGRLARLLSNEWLIALGFACYAVGFAAAWIAPGTPAMLGAVLVIGAGVGLLMPVVDAAVSDRVDTEYLAGAMSLRNSTTFLGRTAGPIAFAGLAISVGYGYDSLLLASSLVAVLAALIAAGVGNVRLVRVVADRA; from the coding sequence ATGGATGGAACGACCAAAATCGAGGTACAGACCGACGAACCGGCCGTCCCGTGGCGCTCGCGGACGGTCCAGATCGTGCTGACGAGCACGGCGCTCGCGCCGCTGGGCGTGCCCCTCATCAGCCCCGCGCTCCCGGTGTTCCGGGACGTGTTCGGGATCTCCGACGCACAGGCGAGCCTCCTCGTGAGCACGTACTTCGTCGTGGGAATCGTCCTCTCGCCGTTCATCGGCCTCCTCGCCGATCGGATCGGCCGCAAGCGGGTGCTCGTCGCTGGGCTGGCGACGTTCGGGGTGCTGGGCGGCGCGATGGCGCTCGCGCCGAGCTTCGAGGCCCTGCTCGCGCTCCGTGTCGCCCAGGGGACCGCCGCCGCGGCGATCTTCATCACCACGGTCACGCTGGTCGGCGACACGTTCGACGGCGCCCAGCGCAACGCCGTCCTCGGCGTCAACGTCGCCGTCCTCTCGGCCACCGCCGCCCTGTTCCCGGTGCTCGGCGGGATGCTCGTCGGTATCGCGTGGAACGCCCCGTTTCTCGCGTACCTCGCGGCGCTTCCGGTCGCCGCGTTCGCACAGGTCGCGCTCGACGAACCCGACCGCCCCGCGGGCGGACGCGGAACGGCGTACCTCGTGGACGCCGCGCGGACGGTCCTCACGCCCCCGCTCGTGGCGCTGTTCGCCGTCGCGTTCGTGACGGAGTTCCTCGCGTTCGGCGTGATCTTCACCGCGCTGCCGTTCCTGCTGGCGACGGCGCTGACGCCGGTGCTGATCGGCGCGGTGATCCTGGCGGGGGAGGCGTCGTCGATGGTCGTCGCGACCGCGAGCGGGCGGCTGGCACGCCTCCTCTCGAACGAGTGGCTGATCGCGCTCGGGTTCGCCTGCTACGCGGTCGGCTTCGCGGCCGCGTGGATCGCACCCGGGACGCCGGCGATGCTCGGCGCGGTTCTGGTCATCGGCGCGGGCGTCGGCCTGTTGATGCCGGTCGTCGACGCCGCCGTGAGCGACCGGGTCGACACCGAGTACCTCGCCGGCGCGATGAGCCTCCGCAACAGCACCACGTTCCTCGGACGGACCGCCGGCCCGATCGCGTTCGCCGGTCTGGCGATCTCGGTCGGGTACGGGTACGACTCGCTCCTGCTCGCGTCCAGCCTCGTCGCGGTCCTCGCGGCCCTGATCGCCGCGGGCGTGGGGAACGTCCGCCTCGTTCGCGTGGTCGCCGACCGTGCCTGA
- a CDS encoding winged helix-turn-helix domain-containing protein, translated as MPDTVLDEILETTRELDANPVAAHELGSRMDTDELLDVVRHRDLLEALVDGPLDRPDLQARLGVSRATSHRFTRWLRERDLANRVDNRFVLTGKGEAYADAVFHLERDLRAATVLAPLLESICEAHREFVVAPFADGTVTTATPEDPHAPLSRFVHLLRGSDGFRGFNTTHVFPPGLEDAYEHLFDGTEVELIYLPSAVERLLDRDPERLREAIDEGYLTLRTREALPYGLAIFDDRVGVAGYDEETGTMRVFVDSESAIARGWAERVFETYRDRSDPIRTPTDRSAD; from the coding sequence ATGCCAGACACCGTACTCGACGAGATACTGGAGACCACCCGCGAGTTGGACGCCAATCCGGTCGCGGCGCACGAACTCGGATCGCGGATGGACACCGACGAACTCCTCGACGTCGTTCGCCACCGCGACCTCCTCGAAGCGCTGGTCGACGGCCCCCTCGACCGGCCCGACCTCCAGGCTCGATTGGGCGTCTCCCGGGCGACGAGCCACCGGTTCACGCGGTGGCTACGGGAGCGCGATCTCGCGAACCGCGTCGACAACCGGTTCGTTCTGACGGGAAAGGGCGAGGCGTACGCGGACGCCGTCTTCCACCTCGAACGCGACCTCAGGGCGGCGACGGTGCTCGCCCCGCTGCTCGAGTCGATCTGTGAGGCCCACCGGGAGTTCGTCGTCGCGCCGTTCGCGGACGGAACCGTGACCACCGCGACGCCCGAGGACCCCCACGCGCCGCTCTCGCGATTCGTCCACCTCCTCCGGGGGAGCGACGGCTTCCGCGGGTTCAACACGACCCACGTGTTCCCCCCGGGGCTCGAGGACGCGTACGAACACCTCTTCGACGGCACGGAGGTAGAACTCATCTACCTCCCGAGCGCCGTCGAACGCCTCCTCGATCGGGACCCCGAGCGCCTCCGCGAAGCCATCGACGAGGGGTATCTGACGCTTCGAACGCGCGAGGCGCTCCCGTACGGACTCGCCATCTTCGACGACCGCGTCGGCGTCGCGGGCTACGACGAGGAGACCGGTACGATGCGCGTGTTCGTCGACTCGGAGTCCGCGATCGCCCGCGGCTGGGCCGAGCGGGTCTTCGAGACCTACCGGGACCGCTCGGACCCGATCCGGACGCCGACCGATCGATCGGCCGACTGA
- a CDS encoding alanine--glyoxylate aminotransferase family protein: MERPAVPELTVPDRTLMGPGPSDVHPRVLRAMSTPLVGHLDPSFLEIMDETQALLRYTFRTDNEWTLPVSGTGSAAMEAAFSNLVEPGETVLVPDNGYFGARMASMAERAGGDVVRVSAPWGRPLDPADVERAFAEHSPAVFAFVHGETSTGVRQPDVARLTDIAHANDALVIVDAVTTLGGVELRVDEWGIDVAYSGSQKCLSCPPGASPLTLNDRAMAKVLGREDEPRSWYLDLSLLEGYWGERRAYHHTAPITNVYALREALRLVGEEGIEARWDRHREVAGALRAGLRGMGLATNADEACWLPSLTAVRVPETVDDGAVIERLLVEYDVEIAAGLGDLAGEIWRIGCMGHSAREKNVSHLLSALGAVLEAEGYEAGRIEADTPVADD, translated from the coding sequence ATGGAGCGACCCGCCGTCCCGGAACTCACGGTGCCCGACCGAACGCTGATGGGGCCCGGCCCCAGCGACGTCCACCCCCGCGTCCTGCGCGCGATGAGCACGCCGCTCGTCGGGCACCTCGACCCCTCGTTTCTCGAGATCATGGACGAGACCCAGGCCCTCCTTCGGTACACGTTTCGGACCGACAACGAGTGGACCCTTCCCGTCTCCGGAACGGGATCGGCGGCGATGGAGGCCGCCTTCTCGAACCTCGTCGAACCCGGCGAGACCGTCCTCGTGCCCGACAACGGCTACTTCGGCGCGCGGATGGCGAGCATGGCCGAGCGTGCCGGCGGCGACGTCGTCCGTGTGAGCGCGCCGTGGGGCCGGCCGCTCGATCCCGCCGACGTCGAGCGGGCGTTCGCCGAGCACTCCCCCGCGGTCTTCGCGTTCGTCCACGGCGAGACCTCGACGGGCGTGCGCCAGCCCGACGTCGCGCGACTGACCGACATCGCCCACGCGAACGACGCGCTCGTGATCGTCGACGCCGTCACCACGCTCGGCGGGGTCGAACTCCGGGTCGACGAGTGGGGGATCGACGTCGCCTATTCGGGCTCCCAGAAGTGTCTCTCCTGCCCGCCCGGCGCGAGCCCGCTGACGCTCAACGACCGGGCGATGGCGAAGGTGCTCGGTCGGGAGGACGAACCGCGGTCGTGGTACCTCGATCTCTCGCTGCTGGAGGGGTACTGGGGCGAACGGCGGGCGTATCACCACACCGCCCCGATCACGAACGTCTACGCGCTGCGCGAGGCGCTCAGGCTCGTGGGCGAGGAGGGGATCGAGGCGCGGTGGGACCGCCACCGCGAGGTCGCGGGCGCGCTGAGGGCGGGCCTCCGGGGGATGGGGCTCGCGACGAACGCCGACGAGGCGTGCTGGCTGCCGAGTCTCACTGCCGTCCGGGTGCCCGAGACCGTCGACGACGGCGCGGTGATCGAGCGCCTGCTCGTCGAGTACGACGTCGAGATCGCCGCCGGCCTGGGCGATCTGGCCGGCGAGATCTGGCGGATCGGCTGTATGGGCCACTCCGCACGGGAGAAGAACGTCAGCCACCTGCTGTCGGCGCTCGGTGCCGTCCTCGAAGCCGAGGGCTACGAGGCGGGGCGGATCGAGGCCGACACGCCGGTCGCGGACGACTGA
- a CDS encoding DUF5779 family protein translates to MADFNLDLRSVEEHIDDGDDEEETTITLGVLDGTTPPEEWIAATERGEVLVLAVDGDLNELASGFAREISESGGELVHFREFLVVTPEGVTVDTDRL, encoded by the coding sequence ATGGCCGACTTCAACCTCGACCTCAGATCGGTCGAGGAACACATCGACGACGGGGACGACGAGGAGGAGACGACGATCACGCTGGGCGTGCTCGACGGCACCACGCCCCCCGAGGAGTGGATCGCCGCGACCGAACGGGGCGAGGTGCTCGTGCTGGCGGTCGACGGCGACCTGAACGAACTGGCGAGCGGGTTCGCCCGCGAGATCAGCGAATCGGGCGGCGAACTCGTCCACTTCCGGGAGTTCCTCGTCGTCACTCCCGAGGGCGTGACGGTCGACACCGACCGCCTCTAA
- the aglJ gene encoding S-layer glycoprotein N-glycosyltransferase AglJ, whose translation MQSSTTSSAEITTPPPQYDDVSVVLPTLDEAETIGSVVDGFRAQGFSEVLVVDGNSEDATREIAAIHGARVVIQSGEGKGQAVREALSHVDTPYVLMADGDGTYRPEDADAMLEPLRSGEAEHVIGDRFADMADDAMGRLNRAGNGLINRAFAYIHGRDLGDILSGYRAFTRESAERMALAEDGFGIETELAVECMRRNVPTAVVPIRYEPRPESSDTNLRPFRDGGLIVLTLYRLARTHNPLFYFGSVGIASMLLGVAVAGWVGYRWVVHSTGHEVMALVSASAVLFGMQLVMFGLLSDLIVTLHREQMRRLDGER comes from the coding sequence ATGCAATCGTCGACCACCAGTTCCGCGGAGATAACGACCCCACCACCGCAGTACGACGACGTCTCCGTCGTCCTTCCGACGCTCGACGAGGCCGAAACCATCGGCTCGGTAGTCGATGGCTTTCGTGCGCAGGGGTTCTCCGAGGTCCTCGTCGTCGACGGCAACTCCGAGGACGCCACCAGAGAGATCGCCGCGATCCACGGCGCGCGCGTCGTCATCCAGTCGGGCGAGGGCAAGGGCCAGGCCGTCCGGGAAGCCCTCTCGCACGTCGACACCCCTTATGTCCTGATGGCCGACGGCGACGGCACCTACCGGCCCGAGGACGCCGACGCGATGCTCGAACCCCTCCGGTCGGGCGAGGCCGAACACGTCATCGGCGACCGCTTCGCGGACATGGCCGACGACGCGATGGGGCGGCTGAACCGCGCGGGCAACGGCCTGATCAACCGCGCGTTCGCCTACATCCACGGGCGTGATCTGGGGGACATCCTGAGCGGCTATCGAGCATTTACCCGCGAATCAGCGGAGCGGATGGCGCTGGCCGAGGACGGATTCGGTATCGAGACCGAACTCGCAGTCGAGTGTATGCGCCGGAACGTTCCGACGGCGGTGGTGCCGATCCGCTACGAGCCACGCCCCGAGAGCTCCGACACCAACCTCCGGCCGTTTCGCGACGGGGGGCTCATCGTCCTCACGCTCTACCGGCTCGCGCGCACCCACAACCCGCTGTTCTACTTCGGGAGCGTCGGCATCGCGTCGATGCTCCTGGGGGTCGCGGTCGCGGGCTGGGTCGGCTATCGGTGGGTCGTCCACAGCACCGGCCACGAGGTCATGGCGCTCGTCTCGGCCTCGGCCGTCCTCTTCGGGATGCAACTCGTGATGTTCGGCCTGCTCTCTGACCTGATCGTCACCCTCCACCGCGAACAGATGCGCCGGCTCGACGGGGAGCGATAA
- a CDS encoding ribbon-helix-helix domain-containing protein — translation MTEYTTVSIPKDLAERVEETIEGTSFQSTSDLVRFLLRSIVIQHQKRGELTEAEFEEIADQLRDLGYLK, via the coding sequence GTGACCGAGTACACCACCGTCTCGATCCCGAAGGATCTCGCGGAACGCGTCGAGGAGACCATCGAGGGCACGAGCTTCCAGTCCACGAGCGACCTCGTGCGGTTCCTGCTTCGGAGCATCGTCATCCAGCACCAGAAACGGGGCGAACTGACCGAGGCGGAGTTCGAGGAGATCGCCGACCAGCTCCGCGATCTGGGCTATCTCAAATAG
- a CDS encoding VOC family protein has protein sequence MLDSLRWLALEVKYLDRARDFYTTRLDLPVERESDTEVALGAGETELILRRPTRVPRGGLHTHYAFSAPAEEYDGWWDRLEDLDPDEHVFGSSRSLYVDDPDDHCVEIGEVGGGSGITGIFEVVLEVADLDRAEDFYADLGFEATDRGSDRRRIRLAGPMDLELWEPQLGLADARGGVHVDLGFGTPDPEGAADRVADRACAVESLEDGVRVLDPDGHYLTFEG, from the coding sequence ATGCTCGACTCCCTTCGGTGGCTCGCCCTCGAGGTCAAGTACCTCGATCGCGCCCGTGACTTCTACACGACCCGTCTCGACCTGCCCGTCGAACGCGAGAGCGACACCGAGGTCGCCCTCGGGGCAGGTGAGACGGAGTTGATCCTGCGCCGACCCACGCGCGTCCCGCGCGGCGGCCTGCACACCCACTACGCCTTCTCCGCGCCGGCCGAGGAGTACGACGGGTGGTGGGACCGCCTCGAGGACCTCGATCCCGACGAACACGTCTTCGGCTCCTCGCGCTCGCTGTACGTCGACGACCCCGACGACCACTGCGTCGAGATCGGTGAGGTCGGCGGGGGCTCGGGAATCACCGGGATCTTCGAGGTGGTACTGGAGGTCGCGGACCTCGATCGCGCCGAGGACTTCTACGCCGACCTCGGCTTCGAGGCCACGGACCGGGGGAGCGACCGTCGGCGGATTCGTCTCGCGGGACCGATGGACCTCGAACTCTGGGAGCCCCAACTAGGCCTCGCGGACGCCCGCGGCGGCGTCCACGTCGATCTGGGCTTCGGGACCCCTGACCCGGAGGGGGCCGCCGATAGGGTCGCTGACCGCGCCTGCGCGGTCGAGTCGCTCGAGGACGGCGTGCGAGTCCTCGATCCCGACGGCCACTATCTGACGTTCGAGGGATAG
- a CDS encoding polysaccharide biosynthesis C-terminal domain-containing protein, with the protein MRIGQTSAIHFVSNILASAISFIAVIYFAREVGADILGQYYLVIALLAWLKIAGKLGIGSAIVKRVSEKREQDQYIVAGGILIATLFVVMAAGLLLFRGLVDRYIGVEITEYIVLLLFSVLVYSFFTSVLSGKHLVHVAGMLAPLRIATRSLLQIGAVFVGLGLTGMLVGYAAGWFSAALIALVVAVPAIVRPRKRHFVSLLEYAKYSWLGSVQSKTFNWIDVVVLGFFVPSGLIGIYSVAWSVAIFFLQFSHSISASIFPEISRIATEGERKQISNIVTDASTYTGVLLIPGLVGSSLLAESVLRIYGDEFTTGNAVLVLLIAAVLVYSYQKPLLMTLNAIDRPDLAFRVNGAFVVSNVVLNVVLVYHYGWTGAAIATGISAIIGLSVAYWYLSRLLEFAFPYREVSYQWIAAMLMGGIVYIGREIERNNRLLEHDFATLVILVSIGAFVYFVTYFAISRTFRTTVSNNLPFDVPFTSN; encoded by the coding sequence ATGAGAATCGGACAGACATCTGCAATTCACTTCGTTTCTAACATTCTCGCGTCGGCGATTTCATTCATCGCGGTCATTTACTTCGCACGAGAAGTCGGCGCAGATATACTCGGCCAGTATTACCTCGTCATTGCTTTGCTCGCCTGGCTCAAAATTGCAGGAAAGTTAGGAATTGGTTCTGCGATCGTCAAGCGCGTGAGCGAGAAACGAGAACAGGACCAATATATCGTAGCAGGAGGAATACTCATCGCCACACTCTTTGTGGTGATGGCTGCCGGTTTGCTCCTCTTCCGAGGGCTAGTCGATCGATATATAGGTGTTGAGATCACGGAATACATCGTACTTTTGTTGTTCTCGGTGCTGGTGTACTCGTTTTTCACCTCGGTTCTCAGTGGAAAGCATCTCGTTCACGTCGCTGGGATGCTCGCACCGCTTCGGATCGCGACGAGGAGCCTCCTTCAGATCGGTGCGGTGTTCGTGGGCTTGGGACTGACAGGGATGCTCGTCGGATATGCGGCGGGCTGGTTTTCGGCCGCGCTCATCGCACTGGTCGTGGCCGTCCCGGCGATTGTTCGACCACGAAAACGCCATTTCGTGAGCCTGCTCGAGTACGCGAAATACTCGTGGCTCGGGAGCGTTCAGTCGAAGACCTTCAACTGGATCGACGTCGTCGTGCTCGGCTTCTTCGTCCCTTCGGGACTGATCGGGATCTATTCGGTTGCTTGGAGCGTCGCGATATTCTTCCTCCAGTTCAGTCACTCCATCAGTGCCAGCATATTCCCCGAAATCAGTCGGATTGCCACTGAGGGAGAACGAAAGCAGATCTCCAATATAGTTACTGATGCATCGACCTATACTGGTGTGTTATTGATTCCGGGACTCGTAGGTAGTTCACTTCTCGCAGAGTCCGTACTGCGTATCTACGGTGACGAGTTCACTACTGGTAATGCTGTGCTCGTTCTGTTGATCGCAGCGGTACTCGTCTATAGCTATCAGAAGCCACTACTCATGACGCTAAACGCGATCGATCGTCCCGATCTCGCGTTTCGTGTGAACGGGGCGTTTGTCGTATCGAACGTCGTTCTCAACGTCGTTCTCGTGTATCACTACGGTTGGACTGGAGCCGCAATCGCGACGGGGATTTCGGCCATAATCGGGCTTTCCGTCGCGTACTGGTATCTCTCACGCTTACTCGAATTCGCGTTTCCGTACCGGGAGGTCTCTTATCAATGGATTGCAGCGATGCTCATGGGGGGGATCGTCTACATCGGACGCGAAATTGAACGCAACAATCGACTACTAGAGCACGATTTCGCTACACTCGTCATTCTCGTGTCTATCGGCGCGTTCGTGTATTTCGTTACGTACTTCGCTATCTCGAGGACCTTCCGCACCACCGTTTCGAACAACCTCCCGTTCGATGTCCCCTTTACGTCTAACTAA